GTCATtagctcatttttttttaaaattttgacttttcattttaattttccactACACCTTTATTCCATCTTTATCCATTCCCACCATAATTAAATTCCACAAATttgacaagtgttggtggtgcaaaattaccattttgcccccgATAtagtaaaattactattttacccctttactccaaattataccgaaattaaaatttttcacttctaaacctcaaatcatactccagtactcaaatcatactccaataagttaaatggggccaaaaaatctttttttaaaattctcattttatccccaagtggcaaatgatcattttgccattagatagtgaaaatttcggtttgacttcaaattgatcctcgaaccccaaatcaccattttaaatcatttatggactgtgaaactcttaatttcaccttaaaatttctatttgaactaattcgaggcttaatcgacttaatggtaccattatgggcaatatcgtcttttaacgattcctcgaacttcctaaatatgcaaacattatattgagcatgtaaatgacgtggtaattattttatagaataggtTTTGACAACGtcgcccactaagcccaagtaaGCCTCTTTACATAATCATGGTCACTATcccatcaatttttcatcacCATTACTAGACCACCATTTGTAATTTGTAACTAGAcgtattttcataatacaacatagatacaaaaaatatacattttttatGATCTCAAAATAAGGTTATTCATAGCCATCTCATAATGGCACCAGCATTCCAAACTATATATGCATCGTTAGCAAACTGATTCCTAACCATTTACATTTAATGTACATGTACTCATATAAAATACTTCTGACGACCAACGGAGTGACTTTGGTGAGGGTACGGCAATCGAATGCcatgatacctaccaagagtGAATGAAAGAGGACGCCTTAGTCTCGATCCCAACTATCTacgaatctgaaaacatgcaatttaaaagagtgagtataaactcagtgcatgaacataagaagggcaCAAGCAATGacaaggaatgttttagaaaacatgatgcacttacgataaaccatgcaatttagtctaaatttttggttaaaacccctcatttcaaactttgaatgtttaatctCTTAATGTTACAAAACCCATGATGAACCAtaaagttgaatagaatgaaaatttcagcaataACCAAGTAAGACAAACAAACAGAAGgttttctcgctgcagcgaaaaggcattcttagTTTGCATAGGCTTcgatttttcaagcatatctctcattacagaagtccaattgacattaTTTTTTAGTCATTAGAAAGCTGAGAggctgggctacaactttgatgtttattaCTTTGCCCATTTCTAAtcggaaggtggtcaaaatctttgtcaaagtaaAAGTATTGCACCAGAATTTTGGAACCACtcgaaagtttctcgctgcagagaGTAGCTTCAGGAaatttctcactgcagcaagaaccAGGCCAGTGTAACCCCTACCCAACCCCagggtttctcgctgcagtgagaaatagAGCAATTTCGTTAAAAGGGGtattgttatatcaaaaagccattttcttgctgaaatgaaaagcaatttggaagcaattaacaatgccaacatacaacacaatcacaattattttcataaactttctataacatatatatatacatacatcatcatgcataccatctcGCCACactcaactcatgtgcactccctacacgcacaatgcaatatcatcatcatcggctCATATGCACTCTCACACttcacatagctgggtcatcatcaggtCATGTGCACTActacaccgcacatagctaggtcctcattatcacacaaaaggagcatccaaagcataatatacatatcaatataatgtgagAACGCATGAATtattcatattgcacatttcacaagatagaaacatttcatcaaaggcttgttccccaagtatatttttaaagcaaaaacaaatgaaactttcaaatgatttatttaaacttgtaggcacttcccaaaacattttgaaatgcaagttcactcactagtaTTTGTTAAAGCTTTAcccaactccaacttcctctaatggtccaaatgggccGGTGGGGCttcattggaacctatcatcacattagcatcacaattaactcaattcacataactataaattctaaaagctatctcctaactagcttccaattaccattaagtggctatctattttctctatccaaataactttaaaatgaataaacaacctcaactacaaaacactcacaagtctaatcactagccattctcaacacttaagAATCAACTCTACtctactactcaccttggtagctttatAATTGAATCCCTTTCTAAGAGTTTTCAAGTTATTGTAGaagctctctctttctctctctaaacacgtagctagtgagagaaagtataggagtaagacttttgaggatttttttttttgtgaaagagtaaaagagtatgaaaaaccctataacAAGGTAtgtaaaagcatgaaatttgaggTTAAATTGAGAGGGTGATGGAAGCTttgagagaagctttcatggaggatgaaagaaacgtGAGTTGGgatgagaagaagaagaagctgctagagaaatgaagaaactGCTGGAAGAATTATATTTCTAGCTAAAACTTATCCAAACTctacttaaattacgaaaatgcctttaacaagttggcttgttctcctccaatcctttgtgcaaaatttttattcttttgacactagaacaaagtccataatagtctagaaatactcggattcacgaaaacttaaaatttttacttgagatgaaaaaaatgaccattttgcccttaccttggaaatcatcattatttctattttcttggtcattttatccttattttcatcattcatttatgccttaggcctacttaggccttaatattgtttgaaagcatacttctaggggctcactaaggaaatgacgaaattacccttaCTCCATGATATCAcgtctacttctagctacgagtctataaagatcaaggtctcaTAAATCGATTCTTTAATATTGCAAAAGTGTTAGCTTTGAACTTAGTTGTAGAAGAACTGACACCTCAAAATAGAAGAATGGATTCTCCAGAGACAAAAAGCTACAAACTTTGCAAAGAACTGACAACTCAACAGCAAAGAATCGATTCTACAAATGTGATAGAATTCTGTAAGCTAGTTGGAATGTAcaagaaattattatttcattcCAACGGGTAGAAAATTACAGAGGCTATAAATATCCATCCTGAGGAGGTTAAAGCAAGAAGAGAGGAGGAATTTGAAACAGTTTGAATCatctttgaagaagaaaaaagtggAACAATAAGAGAAATAGCTGTGAGCAAAAAGTTACCACCTTGGAGCGAGCAAAAAGTTACCACCTTGGAGCAAGCAAAAAGCCAAAAGATCACATCTTTATTCTTCAGTTGATCCATCTTGAGCTTAACCCTTCTTTGATCATCCATATCCTTGTGAAAGCTTTCATCGTTTTTATCCTAAAGTTCTTTATTAaccttttaaaagattttgagtTTGTGATTCACTAAAATCCACCGTTGTATTAGTTATACCTCCAAGCAAAAGGTAAAAGGGTTTTGCCTGATCCTTTAAAAGGCTTCATCTTGTGTAAAAGTTGTGCTTTAACCTAAAAAAGGAACTATCTTGGTAGAAGTTACGCCTAATCCTACAAAAACCACGTTGTATGAGACATTATCTATTCATGATTGTATGAGACAATAAGCAAAGGAAAGATGAGCTCTGATTTTGATCCCTAATTAAGTTGTTCCAAAGTGAAATAGTTAAGGCTAGGTTCATCATAAATGAGGTTGGAAGTTTTGATTGTTTCTTAATGTTGTACTTAAATCTCCGAACAAAGTTCTTTGATAATAACAAAACTTGTGGCCTTGATGCTTCTATAACTATTCTTGGTTCCAACATAAAAATCGAGTACTGACTTCCAAACTTTCCCTCAAGTGACTTAATGTCGAGCCTAGTTGATGTTTGGACTCATAAAAGTTAAGGGTAAAATTGTGTCGTTTACAGCATCTTGTTAATAATTGATACACAACCCAAGGTTACTAGCCCACTTGTATCTTCTTATATAAATGCATGACAACATAGGATATTATATTCTATTAATAATTGCATGAGATATTAAGTAAAGGTGAGGTGTGCTCTTTGATTTTGAAACCCTAATCGAGTTGATCAATAGTGGAATTAGATGTTGGATTATCCCACTACCAAAAAACAACctttttccaacaaaaattttcgttggaaaaagCTTGAATTCTATTGGAAAAGCCTTTTCcaacaaattttcaatgaaaaaatccattgaaaatttcatcaataaaaACTTTATCAGTAATActtttcgttggaaatccattgaaaatttccaatgaaaaattccgttggaaaaaaTCTGATTTTTGTAAGTTGTCATTAGATTTCcgttgaaaataattttccgTTGGAATTTTTTTCCTAACGGAAATTGCCATTGGAAATAATTTCGtagaaaatgaatttcataTTCAACTAGGCAAAGCTCGATCATGAAAAATGACAGAAGCTCAAGCTGGTTCAAGATCACAATTAACATCATCTCATATTCATTTAACAATATTGCTGGATAATAAATACAAGATGGCAATGTTTTGTTGTCAAAAAGCTTCTTGTTAGATTGAGCGGCTTTGAGAATTCTCCTCATAAACACATACGGTGTAGGAAAAGATAGATTGAATTGTAAGGTATTGATCATCAATTTTTCCTGCAAATCAAAAGGCAATACATGTCATTCCTATTTCTGATTgagtaatattaaaaaaatagggGTGAAATCATGAAAACTAAATGTTGAATTACAAACCATATCAAGTACTTCTTTCCTGCTGTAGGCCTTGTCAGAAATCAGAATCAGATCCTCTACAACAGGAACAGAAACTTCTTCATATTTGCAAGCAAGAAGCATGGCTGTTACTCCAACCAGCTGAAGTTCCTTTCTCACTACTTGTTGAACTGCTAAAAATCTATCGATTAGATTTACTGTCAGATATAAGGTCTCCTCCATCAGTTCAAACTTGTAGTGAACCTATCAATCCATAATGCTCATTAACGATGGATTTTCAATTCCCAAGATTCTACCTAATTCACTTCCTAACCAAGATGCAAGTCAATTAATGCAACAGTTTGCATACCTCTATCAGCCAGTCAATAAGGATACCTCTCATCATCCTCTCGTTAATGTCCCATTGCAGTGCCATATAATTTGGAGGAACACAACCAGTACActgcaaaaattacacaagcAGGTTCAGAAAATCAACCCtccaaaaaaattgatgaataaATCTTTGCAATTGAGCATCAAATTAACTAGAACTAAAAATATTGACTAGCAAAAAGAAGGCTTCATCTCTCCCTCTTTTTGTTCGAataaaacaatgaaaataGAAAGCTAGTCACCTCTGCTTTCCTGTAGAATTTGtataaatcatcaaaaaaagGCATAAATTAGGAATGTAACACACCTTAAATTCTTCATAGTCTAGAACGCCATTTCCATCAATGTCTGCTTGGACCCAGAGATCTTTTGTTTCCTGGAAACTTAGTCTGTGAGAAAAACCAGTTAAATTTACCTGTTTAAGGTTCAAATAATGGTGAGAATTTAACCACTTTCATTATATAACGATATCAAAGAAGCAAATGAGATGTACCTGTCTAAGTGCTTTACAAAAAGCTGAATAAGTTATATAGTTGCCATTGTTGTCAGCgctcaaaaaggaaaaggcatCATTTTCAGCCAATGAAGCCTTTTGAAATTGATACTGaaaccaagaaaaaggaaagtaaATTTTAGATGTGTAATTATGATAGGTGGTTATCAGCATTTgcaaaagaaaaggtaaaccACATGTTCCTCATCATGCACCTAATCATAAGATACACAAGCGTGAGATAAGAATCAGAGAGATGAGTACTGAATTGAGATTCCAGAAC
Above is a genomic segment from Theobroma cacao cultivar B97-61/B2 unplaced genomic scaffold, Criollo_cocoa_genome_V2, whole genome shotgun sequence containing:
- the LOC18601466 gene encoding G2/mitotic-specific cyclin-4 — translated: CSDWNGSKRGHVYKFLRSQGFVSSYDIAHEYTDSNTDAHKWVSHRNHRGNICGVDFIWLHNPNKSRKPLKISWAEAAFGIIKYQFQKASLAENDAFSFLSADNNGNYITYSAFCKALRQVNLTGFSHRLSFQETKDLWVQADIDGNGVLDYEEFKCTGCVPPNYMALQWDINERMMRGILIDWLIEVHYKFELMEETLYLTVNLIDRFLAVQQVVRKELQLVGVTAMLLACKYEEVSVPVVEDLILISDKAYSRKEVLDMEKLMINTLQFNLSFPTPYVFMRRILKAAQSNKKLFDNKTLPSCIYYPAILLNEYEMMLIVILNQLELLSFFMIELCLVEYEIHFLRNYFQ